One window from the genome of Microaerobacter geothermalis encodes:
- the bshA gene encoding N-acetyl-alpha-D-glucosaminyl L-malate synthase BshA, whose product MNIGITCYPTLGGSGVVATELGKILAERGHCVHFITSGIPFRLGKFYRNIYYHEVEVNDYSVFRYPPYDLSLASKMAQVAQMVGLDLLHVHYAVPHAISAILAKQMVGDSLKVVTTLHGTDITVLGYDHNLSSLIRFGIEKSDAVTAVSRSLIQETRDLLQINRDIELIYNFVDKRLYYRREAEDLKREYAPHGEKILIHISNFRPVKRVSDVVKTFEIVRREHLAKLVLIGEGPELPKIRELVYQLKLENDIIFLGKQEDVSQVLSMADILLLPSEKESFGLVALEAMACGLPVIGANAGGLPEVIVHEKTGFLAPVGNVQLMAKYALILLSDDKLREKMGNASINRCYHYFCQDDIVDQYEQLYHRLTLKT is encoded by the coding sequence ATGAATATCGGTATCACTTGTTATCCAACTTTGGGAGGTTCCGGAGTGGTAGCTACTGAGTTGGGGAAAATCCTGGCAGAACGGGGTCATTGCGTTCATTTTATAACATCAGGGATTCCTTTTCGCTTGGGGAAATTTTATCGAAATATTTATTACCATGAAGTAGAAGTAAACGATTACTCCGTCTTTCGATATCCACCATATGATTTAAGTTTGGCTAGTAAAATGGCCCAGGTTGCTCAAATGGTAGGGCTCGATCTTCTTCATGTTCACTATGCCGTACCCCATGCCATTTCCGCCATTTTGGCAAAACAAATGGTGGGAGATTCCCTTAAAGTGGTTACCACCCTTCACGGGACAGATATTACGGTACTTGGTTATGACCATAATTTAAGCAGCCTGATCCGCTTTGGCATTGAAAAAAGCGATGCGGTCACCGCCGTATCCAGGAGTTTAATACAAGAAACTAGAGATCTGTTACAAATAAATCGGGATATAGAATTGATCTATAACTTTGTAGACAAGAGATTATATTATAGGCGGGAGGCTGAAGATTTAAAACGGGAGTATGCTCCACATGGAGAGAAAATATTGATTCATATTTCTAATTTCAGGCCGGTCAAAAGGGTATCAGATGTTGTAAAAACATTTGAGATCGTGAGAAGGGAACACCTGGCCAAATTGGTCTTAATCGGCGAAGGCCCTGAACTTCCGAAAATTAGAGAGTTGGTTTATCAATTAAAGCTTGAAAATGATATCATCTTTTTAGGCAAGCAAGAGGATGTAAGTCAAGTCCTTTCTATGGCAGATATTCTTCTTTTGCCTTCGGAAAAAGAAAGTTTTGGATTAGTCGCCCTTGAAGCCATGGCTTGCGGGCTTCCTGTAATTGGAGCCAATGCCGGAGGATTGCCTGAAGTGATTGTTCATGAAAAAACAGGCTTCCTTGCTCCAGTAGGAAATGTACAATTAATGGCTAAATATGCTCTCATATTATTATCAGACGATAAACTGAGGGAGAAAATGGGAAATGCTTCCATCAACAGATGTTACCATTACTTTTGTCAGGATGATATCGTTGATCAGTATGAACAACTATATCATCGGCTCACTTTAAAAACTTAA
- the panB gene encoding 3-methyl-2-oxobutanoate hydroxymethyltransferase encodes MGKKGVTTSTLKKMKIEKKPIVMVTAYDYPSALLSEQAGVDVILVGDSLGMVVLGYDSTIPVTLDDMVHHTRAVCRGARNPLIVSDMPFLSYHGTIDKTLQNAGRLLQDGGATAIKMEGGKDILPMVEACVKAGIPVMGHIGLTPQSINQLGGYKVQGKNEEEAKRLIEDALLLEEAGVFSVVLECVPYQLAREISNQLMIPTIGIGAGPYCDGQVLVFHDILQYGSNLSPKFVKPYASVGEQVKGAIELYAKEVRERKFPELTHSFSADYGTNDKMGTKDVALYGGNQK; translated from the coding sequence ATGGGAAAAAAAGGGGTAACAACAAGTACGCTGAAAAAAATGAAGATAGAAAAAAAACCAATTGTGATGGTTACTGCTTATGATTATCCGTCTGCTCTCTTATCGGAACAAGCGGGTGTTGACGTGATATTGGTGGGAGATTCTTTGGGCATGGTAGTGTTGGGATATGATTCCACCATTCCGGTTACCTTAGATGATATGGTTCACCATACCCGAGCTGTTTGTCGGGGAGCCCGAAATCCTTTGATCGTAAGCGACATGCCTTTTTTAAGCTATCATGGTACGATTGATAAGACCCTTCAAAACGCAGGAAGACTTTTGCAGGATGGAGGAGCAACGGCGATAAAAATGGAGGGGGGAAAAGACATCCTTCCCATGGTAGAAGCCTGTGTAAAGGCAGGAATTCCGGTGATGGGCCATATAGGTCTTACTCCTCAATCCATTAACCAATTGGGAGGCTATAAAGTACAGGGGAAAAATGAGGAAGAGGCAAAAAGGCTGATAGAGGATGCCTTGTTGTTAGAAGAAGCCGGTGTGTTTTCCGTTGTTTTGGAATGTGTCCCCTACCAATTGGCAAGAGAGATTTCAAACCAATTAATGATCCCAACCATAGGTATTGGAGCGGGTCCCTATTGTGATGGACAGGTATTGGTGTTTCACGATATTTTGCAATATGGAAGCAATTTATCTCCGAAATTTGTCAAGCCCTATGCATCTGTTGGTGAACAAGTGAAGGGAGCTATCGAATTATATGCAAAAGAGGTGCGGGAAAGAAAATTCCCTGAATTGACGCATTCTTTTTCAGCTGACTATGGAACAAACGACAAAATGGGAACAAAGGACGTAGCATTATACGGAGGAAACCAAAAATGA
- the ku gene encoding non-homologous end joining protein Ku, producing MHTMWKGSISFGLVNIPVKMFAATEDKDIKFRYLHKKCKTPIKYVRTCSTCDREVGWDEIIKGYEYEPGRFIIIEEEELEAIAPETKRTVEILDFVNLEEIDPIYFDKSYYLSPNETGDKAYALLRKAMNETGKIGVAKITIRNRESLAVIRTLENCIVLETIYYPDEVRGIAQLPALPDETKLNENELKMAIQLIENLAAPFDPTRYKDKYRESLQELIQKKMEGEEIVAAPVAPRRNVIDLMDALQASLEATKPAKKKKAGGPRRKAAKEKATI from the coding sequence ATGCATACCATGTGGAAAGGTTCGATTAGTTTCGGATTGGTGAACATTCCGGTAAAAATGTTTGCCGCCACCGAAGATAAGGATATCAAATTTCGGTATCTGCATAAGAAATGTAAGACTCCAATCAAATATGTAAGAACCTGTTCGACATGCGACCGGGAAGTGGGGTGGGATGAGATTATCAAAGGGTACGAATATGAACCCGGTCGCTTTATCATCATTGAAGAGGAAGAGTTGGAAGCGATCGCCCCTGAAACGAAGAGGACTGTGGAAATCCTTGATTTTGTTAATCTGGAAGAGATTGATCCAATATACTTTGACAAATCTTATTACCTTTCTCCCAATGAAACAGGCGACAAAGCTTATGCCCTCTTGCGAAAGGCGATGAATGAAACAGGAAAGATTGGAGTGGCCAAAATCACGATCAGAAATCGGGAAAGTTTGGCTGTTATCAGAACGCTGGAAAACTGTATAGTGTTGGAAACTATCTATTACCCCGATGAGGTAAGGGGCATTGCCCAACTTCCCGCTCTGCCCGATGAAACCAAGCTGAACGAAAATGAATTGAAGATGGCTATTCAGTTAATTGAAAACTTGGCAGCTCCTTTTGATCCAACAAGATATAAGGATAAGTACAGGGAAAGCCTGCAAGAATTGATTCAAAAGAAAATGGAAGGGGAAGAAATAGTAGCAGCCCCTGTTGCACCTAGAAGAAATGTCATTGATCTTATGGACGCTCTTCAAGCCAGTCTAGAAGCCACCAAACCTGCAAAGAAAAAGAAAGCTGGGGGTCCAAGAAGAAAAGCAGCCAAAGAGAAAGCAACCATATGA
- the panD gene encoding aspartate 1-decarboxylase: MFRTMMKSKIHRATVTEANLHYVGSITIDEEIMDAVDILPNEKVQVVNNNNGARLETYVIPGPRGSGVVCLNGAAARLVQPGDTVIIISYCMLSSEEAKRHQPRIAIMGEKNQIEELMGIELHGQIR; this comes from the coding sequence ATGTTTAGAACCATGATGAAATCAAAAATACACCGTGCCACCGTTACAGAAGCAAATCTTCATTATGTAGGCAGCATTACGATTGATGAAGAGATTATGGATGCTGTAGACATATTACCCAATGAGAAGGTTCAAGTGGTGAATAATAATAATGGGGCGCGGCTGGAAACTTATGTAATCCCAGGACCAAGGGGATCAGGTGTTGTTTGTTTGAATGGAGCGGCTGCCAGATTGGTTCAACCTGGGGATACGGTTATTATTATCTCCTATTGCATGCTTTCAAGTGAAGAAGCCAAGAGGCACCAACCTCGGATTGCCATTATGGGAGAAAAAAATCAAATTGAGGAACTGATGGGTATAGAGCTTCATGGTCAAATCCGTTAG
- a CDS encoding ComEC/Rec2 family competence protein, with protein sequence MKKIIFGNILILVIFLLAGRGNIDSHLPTVSAVKENQEQIPFGEMKVTFLDVGRGEATLVQMDDGFTMLIDTGTKGYENQLIEELIRNRVSEIDILIATNDSEEYTGNIVVLLKKWPIKKIMYAELFKKDIMGKIGFTPEIEKKALFAEDIINIANNVKIKILSPDEPYSNNPQGNSLVFQLIHGEVSILFTSGIDEDTEKKLVEKYDLKSSILKVSDMGSIQSSTPEFLQEVDAFMAVVFPAVETFERNEEVLERLNESWMDVYQISRDGSVSIISDGKDYIVEKKENSN encoded by the coding sequence TTGAAAAAAATAATATTTGGAAATATTTTAATTCTTGTCATATTCTTATTGGCAGGACGCGGAAATATAGATTCCCACTTACCCACTGTATCAGCGGTAAAAGAGAATCAAGAACAGATCCCCTTTGGGGAAATGAAAGTAACTTTTCTCGATGTGGGGAGAGGAGAAGCGACTCTGGTTCAAATGGATGATGGATTCACGATGCTGATTGATACTGGTACTAAAGGCTATGAAAATCAACTTATCGAGGAATTGATCAGAAATCGTGTAAGTGAAATAGACATATTGATTGCGACAAACGATTCAGAGGAGTATACTGGAAATATCGTTGTATTATTAAAAAAGTGGCCAATCAAGAAAATCATGTATGCTGAACTGTTTAAAAAAGATATCATGGGAAAAATTGGTTTTACCCCAGAAATTGAAAAGAAAGCTTTATTTGCAGAGGATATCATAAACATTGCCAATAACGTGAAAATAAAAATCTTAAGTCCGGATGAACCGTATTCCAATAATCCCCAAGGAAATTCCCTGGTATTTCAACTGATTCATGGAGAAGTATCAATTCTTTTTACAAGTGGTATTGATGAAGATACGGAAAAAAAATTGGTAGAAAAGTATGATCTTAAGTCAAGTATACTAAAAGTTTCTGATATGGGTAGTATTCAATCCTCTACCCCTGAATTTTTGCAGGAAGTGGATGCCTTTATGGCCGTTGTTTTTCCCGCGGTAGAAACGTTTGAAAGAAATGAAGAAGTCTTGGAACGTTTAAACGAATCATGGATGGATGTTTACCAAATTTCCAGAGATGGGTCCGTTTCCATTATTAGTGACGGAAAGGATTATATTGTTGAAAAGAAGGAAAATTCAAATTAG
- a CDS encoding methylglyoxal synthase: protein MMNIALIAHDEKKMELVHFSIAYKHILGKHTLYATGTTGLRIMEQTGLTIHRYLSGPLGGDQQIGAMIAEDSMDLLIFLRDPLTAQPHEPDILALLRLCDVHSIPVATNIATAELLIKALERGEFSWRDVVHKYKGEGSHNLE from the coding sequence ATGATGAATATTGCCTTAATTGCCCATGATGAAAAAAAAATGGAACTGGTTCATTTCTCTATTGCCTATAAACATATTTTGGGAAAACACACCCTTTACGCAACCGGAACAACAGGCCTTCGTATAATGGAACAGACAGGATTAACGATTCATCGTTATTTGTCTGGCCCTTTGGGAGGTGACCAGCAAATTGGTGCGATGATTGCAGAGGATAGCATGGACTTGCTTATTTTTTTAAGGGATCCTTTGACTGCTCAACCCCATGAACCGGATATCCTTGCTCTTCTCAGACTTTGTGATGTGCACAGCATTCCGGTAGCTACGAATATTGCAACCGCTGAATTGTTAATCAAAGCTTTGGAGAGGGGAGAGTTCTCCTGGAGGGATGTGGTCCACAAGTATAAAGGGGAGGGAAGTCATAACCTTGAATAA
- the panC gene encoding pantoate--beta-alanine ligase has product MKIVHDIKSLREFLQDKKNIGLVPTMGYLHEGHLSLVNEAKKISEHVVMSIFVNPLQFGPNEDFDRYPRDFDRDCQMAQDAGADVVFAPSVSEMYPDKSFTTVHVSSVTERLCGASRPGHFDGVATVVSKLFHIVQPTYAFFGLKDAQQVAVIQQMVNDLNFPVKIIPCPIIREKDGLALSSRNVYLSPEEREQALVLSQSLKEARRFIEEGERDIRAVINHIRSLIGSKPLAEIEYVEVLSYPSLQTLKRLEGRFIIALAVKFGKTRLIDNLIMSLQEVS; this is encoded by the coding sequence ATGAAGATCGTTCATGATATTAAGAGTTTGAGGGAATTTCTTCAGGACAAAAAAAATATCGGACTTGTTCCCACCATGGGTTATTTACATGAGGGACATCTCAGCTTGGTGAATGAAGCAAAAAAAATATCCGAGCATGTCGTCATGAGTATTTTTGTGAATCCTCTTCAATTTGGACCTAATGAAGATTTTGACCGATATCCCCGTGACTTTGACCGGGATTGCCAGATGGCTCAAGATGCAGGAGCGGATGTTGTTTTTGCCCCTTCTGTCAGTGAGATGTACCCTGACAAATCCTTTACCACGGTCCACGTTTCGTCGGTAACTGAAAGATTATGCGGGGCTTCCCGGCCCGGTCATTTCGATGGAGTAGCTACGGTAGTGTCCAAATTATTTCACATCGTTCAGCCTACCTACGCTTTTTTTGGCTTGAAAGATGCACAGCAGGTTGCCGTTATTCAGCAGATGGTCAATGATTTGAATTTTCCCGTCAAGATTATCCCTTGTCCCATTATCCGGGAAAAGGACGGGTTGGCATTGAGTTCTCGAAATGTCTATCTTTCTCCCGAAGAAAGGGAACAAGCTCTTGTATTATCGCAAAGCTTAAAGGAAGCAAGGAGGTTCATAGAGGAGGGAGAAAGGGATATAAGGGCTGTCATAAATCATATCCGATCTTTAATTGGATCGAAACCACTGGCTGAGATTGAATATGTAGAAGTCCTCAGCTATCCCTCTCTCCAAACGTTAAAGCGATTGGAAGGAAGATTTATTATTGCCTTGGCGGTAAAATTTGGAAAGACCAGATTGATCGATAATCTGATCATGTCTTTACAGGAGGTGTCGTGA
- a CDS encoding CCA tRNA nucleotidyltransferase: MHESYMEQKAKELIIHLQEHGFQGYFVGGCVRDKYLGREIHDIDIATNAKPQEIENIFPKTIPTGIRHGTVTVIWGDIPFEVTTFRQETEYENYRKPKEVTFVSHIYADLSRRDFTMNAMALDIDGKWIDPFEGRKDLDAGIIRTVGESYKRFEEDALRILRAIRFSSQLGLKIEEKTWKSMIFSKKNITQISIERIRDELVKLLMGEYVNHGLLQLNEGSFFSYWKLLLKMISSPLRPSLYHHFKTYTLLERMACLSILSSMSVEEVNQLARELKFPNLWRKEWVGIVTSYEYVRNGRSFIEGLSAAGLNHMNTAVKLYGNITNHIDIIDQWNSFLSKNPIWTTSQLAIDGSDLLSLSGRSSGPWIGEILHKLLVKVMNKELKNERLPLLEQAVRWLKEEGNA; the protein is encoded by the coding sequence ATGCATGAATCATATATGGAACAAAAGGCAAAAGAACTGATTATTCATTTACAAGAACATGGTTTTCAAGGTTATTTTGTGGGCGGTTGTGTTAGGGACAAATATCTTGGCAGAGAAATTCACGATATCGATATTGCAACCAATGCCAAGCCTCAAGAGATTGAAAATATTTTTCCAAAGACGATACCTACGGGGATCAGGCATGGAACAGTAACAGTCATTTGGGGAGATATTCCTTTTGAAGTTACCACTTTTCGCCAGGAGACAGAATACGAAAATTATAGAAAACCGAAAGAAGTTACTTTTGTTAGTCATATATATGCAGATCTTTCGCGCAGGGATTTTACAATGAATGCTATGGCATTAGACATTGATGGTAAATGGATAGATCCCTTTGAAGGTAGAAAGGATCTTGATGCAGGGATTATCCGAACGGTTGGGGAATCATATAAACGTTTTGAAGAAGATGCTCTTCGAATTCTGAGGGCAATTCGGTTTTCCTCTCAATTAGGTTTAAAGATTGAGGAGAAAACCTGGAAATCCATGATTTTTAGCAAAAAAAACATTACACAAATTTCCATAGAGCGCATTCGGGATGAATTGGTCAAGCTCTTGATGGGTGAGTACGTCAATCATGGCTTACTGCAGCTAAATGAGGGTTCGTTTTTTTCTTATTGGAAACTTTTGTTAAAAATGATTTCCAGCCCCCTTCGCCCATCACTATATCATCATTTTAAAACCTATACGCTGTTGGAAAGAATGGCCTGCTTGTCTATTTTAAGTTCCATGAGTGTTGAGGAAGTGAATCAGTTGGCGAGGGAACTAAAATTTCCTAATTTATGGCGTAAAGAATGGGTTGGAATTGTTACCAGCTATGAATATGTCAGAAACGGCAGAAGCTTTATTGAGGGATTATCTGCTGCAGGATTGAATCATATGAATACCGCCGTTAAATTATATGGGAATATCACAAACCATATTGATATTATTGACCAGTGGAATAGTTTCTTGAGCAAGAATCCAATTTGGACAACCTCCCAACTGGCCATTGACGGATCGGATCTTTTGTCACTGAGTGGAAGATCCTCCGGCCCTTGGATCGGAGAAATTTTGCACAAACTATTGGTTAAAGTGATGAATAAGGAGTTGAAGAATGAAAGATTACCGTTATTGGAACAAGCGGTCAGGTGGTTGAAGGAGGAAGGGAATGCGTGA
- a CDS encoding biotin--[acetyl-CoA-carboxylase] ligase: MREEILRLFKEADGEFLSGEKLSQLLNCSRTAVWKHIEELRKEGYQFEAVKKSGYRLVKSPDTLLAEEIKANLNTSMIGKKVAYFHQVDSTQFKAQHLAKEGAPSGTVVIADEQLGGKGRLGRAWQSPPGSGIWMSLILRPPISLFQAPQFTLLTSVAVIKGIRKIYPILDPVIKWPNDILVNRKKVCGILTELNAEADKINYLIIGIGINVNQKESDFISEIKDKATSLYITSGQRISRSKLVQAILENFEQLYHLYLEIGFSPIKTLWETNAISIGEYIEARTINGSLFGKALGIDDEGYLLLQDREEKIHRIYSADIEI; the protein is encoded by the coding sequence ATGCGTGAAGAAATATTAAGATTGTTTAAAGAAGCTGATGGAGAGTTTCTCTCTGGGGAAAAGCTGAGCCAGCTGTTAAATTGTTCCCGTACGGCTGTCTGGAAACATATCGAGGAACTACGTAAGGAAGGATATCAGTTTGAAGCAGTTAAAAAATCTGGTTATCGGTTGGTTAAATCCCCGGATACCTTATTGGCAGAAGAAATAAAGGCAAACTTGAATACTTCTATGATTGGTAAGAAAGTGGCGTATTTTCACCAAGTAGATTCTACCCAGTTCAAAGCCCAGCATTTGGCAAAGGAAGGAGCGCCATCAGGAACTGTTGTAATTGCCGATGAACAATTAGGCGGAAAGGGAAGACTAGGCCGGGCATGGCAATCCCCGCCCGGCAGCGGGATATGGATGAGCCTAATTTTACGTCCGCCGATTTCTTTATTTCAAGCGCCGCAGTTTACCCTCCTTACCTCTGTTGCCGTGATTAAGGGAATCCGTAAAATTTATCCTATATTGGATCCGGTGATAAAATGGCCTAATGATATTTTGGTGAATCGAAAGAAGGTTTGCGGAATTTTAACTGAATTAAATGCGGAAGCAGACAAGATTAATTATCTCATCATTGGTATCGGAATAAATGTGAATCAGAAAGAGTCAGATTTCATTTCAGAAATTAAAGACAAGGCCACATCCTTATACATCACATCTGGACAGCGTATTTCTCGTTCTAAATTGGTACAAGCGATTTTGGAAAACTTTGAGCAATTGTATCATCTTTATCTGGAGATCGGGTTTTCTCCGATTAAAACCTTGTGGGAAACCAATGCCATTTCCATCGGGGAGTATATTGAAGCTCGAACAATTAATGGTTCACTCTTTGGCAAGGCCTTGGGAATTGATGATGAGGGTTATCTTCTCCTTCAGGATCGTGAAGAAAAGATTCATCGGATTTATTCTGCTGACATTGAAATTTAA
- a CDS encoding redox-sensing transcriptional repressor Rex codes for MKTVNISEAVIRRLPIYLRFLVHLQNMGIKTVSSQELGQKLDINPAQIRKDLAYFGEFGRKGIGYEVQYLIEKIKQILKLDQIINVCLVGAGHLGHALSNYNVYQKDNMKIVAIFDADPQKIGTKIAGLTILPVEAIPETVKEKKIRVGIIAVPAPEAQKVAEILVEAGIEGILNFAPVSLRNTGKVRIHHADFTTELHSLAYYLE; via the coding sequence ATGAAAACAGTCAATATATCTGAGGCGGTCATTCGCCGTCTGCCCATTTACTTGCGATTTCTTGTCCATTTGCAAAATATGGGGATTAAAACCGTTTCATCTCAGGAATTGGGGCAAAAATTAGACATTAATCCGGCTCAAATCAGAAAGGACTTGGCTTATTTTGGCGAATTCGGAAGGAAAGGAATTGGTTACGAGGTTCAGTATCTCATAGAGAAAATCAAGCAGATTTTAAAATTGGACCAGATCATTAATGTATGCTTGGTAGGTGCTGGCCATTTAGGACATGCATTAAGTAATTATAATGTTTATCAGAAGGATAATATGAAAATTGTCGCCATTTTTGATGCAGATCCCCAAAAAATAGGAACGAAAATTGCTGGGTTGACCATTCTTCCTGTAGAAGCCATACCTGAAACCGTGAAGGAGAAAAAAATCCGCGTCGGGATCATTGCAGTCCCTGCTCCCGAGGCCCAAAAAGTAGCAGAAATACTTGTTGAAGCGGGGATTGAAGGAATCCTTAATTTTGCCCCGGTCAGTTTGAGAAACACTGGAAAAGTCCGGATCCATCATGCTGATTTTACGACCGAGCTTCACAGCTTGGCCTATTATCTGGAATAA
- a CDS encoding tetratricopeptide repeat protein, translated as MVQHLFNTLFDAIEEINQKINSSSSNEKKELSEKLQSLRLLSDEILDKWLLLEEKIGNVQEKIVPAAQPIHEPSDKVLDINWNLLPSFSENIPYRKGLGYFQLFMYEDAIKYLEEVVQDWPELELARLYLAYSYLLIEQTVEALRHFTILHQTSNDEKIQGFTHNALGCIYGQKQQFEEALFHFSKAEEILNNNAESLYNKALTLFLMREYDPALREVDQFIQICPEDLGGYMLLISIHEALGQHKYVNGLWNQLLKEICDPYLLKRAILYFSDKKNYQLASFLSQKWVEIDPGNPTAHHYLGWHAWLLGNKETGVLIMKKAISLNPRDEDILFSYGWILFQMNDFHHAMKVMEKLINLQPNLSLAFAAKIMIYLKMGLLKEAEEFIHSLSDQTLESHPLVLLQYGKIKLQQGFLEDALQLFSDTVQKDPNIREGYLFKGYCYYQMKRFSEAIQEWEKLMTMG; from the coding sequence TTGGTCCAACATCTATTTAATACCCTCTTTGACGCCATTGAAGAAATTAACCAAAAAATAAATTCCTCTTCCAGCAACGAAAAGAAGGAGTTAAGTGAAAAACTTCAATCCCTTCGTCTTCTAAGTGATGAAATACTCGATAAATGGCTATTATTAGAAGAAAAAATAGGGAATGTTCAGGAAAAAATTGTTCCTGCTGCACAACCTATCCATGAACCATCTGATAAAGTTTTGGATATAAATTGGAATTTACTCCCCTCTTTTTCTGAAAATATTCCGTATCGAAAGGGACTGGGTTACTTTCAGCTATTCATGTATGAAGACGCAATTAAGTATCTGGAAGAAGTGGTTCAGGATTGGCCAGAATTAGAACTGGCTAGATTGTATTTGGCCTATAGCTATTTACTTATTGAGCAAACAGTAGAAGCTTTGCGACATTTCACAATATTGCATCAAACCTCAAATGATGAGAAAATACAAGGTTTTACCCATAATGCACTGGGCTGTATATACGGACAAAAACAACAATTTGAAGAAGCATTATTTCATTTTTCCAAGGCTGAAGAGATTCTGAATAACAATGCGGAGTCCTTGTATAACAAAGCCCTCACGTTATTTTTGATGAGAGAATATGATCCGGCCCTAAGGGAAGTTGATCAGTTTATCCAAATTTGTCCGGAAGACCTTGGAGGATACATGCTTCTCATCTCCATTCATGAAGCTTTGGGTCAGCATAAATATGTGAATGGATTATGGAATCAATTATTAAAGGAAATTTGTGATCCATATCTATTAAAAAGAGCCATATTATATTTTTCCGACAAGAAAAATTATCAACTGGCTTCTTTTTTGTCTCAAAAGTGGGTGGAAATTGATCCGGGTAATCCAACGGCGCATCATTATTTGGGCTGGCATGCATGGTTATTGGGAAATAAAGAAACAGGTGTTTTAATCATGAAGAAAGCAATCAGTTTAAATCCAAGAGATGAAGATATTCTTTTTTCATATGGATGGATTTTATTTCAAATGAACGATTTTCATCATGCGATGAAGGTAATGGAGAAATTGATCAATCTTCAACCAAACCTTTCCTTGGCTTTTGCTGCAAAAATTATGATTTACCTGAAAATGGGTCTCCTGAAGGAGGCGGAAGAGTTCATTCATTCACTATCAGATCAAACATTAGAATCCCACCCACTGGTTTTACTGCAATATGGGAAGATTAAACTTCAGCAGGGATTCCTTGAAGATGCCCTGCAGCTCTTTTCAGATACAGTGCAGAAAGACCCGAATATAAGGGAAGGATATCTTTTCAAGGGATACTGTTATTATCAAATGAAGCGCTTTTCAGAGGCGATACAGGAATGGGAGAAATTAATGACGATGGGATAG
- the bshB1 gene encoding bacillithiol biosynthesis deacetylase BshB1 translates to MWSTSIKGREVITLNKELDILAFGAHPDDVEIGMGATLAHYSEMGWKVGICDLTRAELSSNGTLEIRESEAKKAADLLGVNTRLQLGFPDRGFFVHPSFISQIVEIIRSYRPTHVFAPFSKDRHPDHVACHYLVKEAVFNAGLAKFEVNNDLPPFRPKNIFYYLIHQIETPDLVMDVTNTFHKKKAALEAYQSQFLKKMGEVSTPLNNGYIERVESRDRLFGHQAGVTYGEGFFYEKPVLIKGLFE, encoded by the coding sequence ATGTGGTCCACAAGTATAAAGGGGAGGGAAGTCATAACCTTGAATAAGGAATTGGATATTTTGGCCTTCGGGGCTCATCCAGATGATGTGGAAATAGGAATGGGAGCAACTTTGGCCCATTATAGTGAAATGGGATGGAAGGTAGGGATTTGCGATCTCACTCGAGCAGAACTTTCATCCAATGGGACATTAGAAATTAGAGAAAGTGAGGCGAAGAAGGCGGCCGATCTTCTTGGAGTTAATACCCGATTACAACTTGGATTTCCGGACAGAGGCTTTTTTGTTCATCCGTCATTTATTTCGCAAATAGTGGAAATCATACGCTCTTATCGTCCCACTCATGTCTTTGCCCCTTTTTCCAAAGACAGACATCCTGATCATGTTGCTTGTCATTATTTGGTAAAAGAAGCTGTTTTTAATGCCGGATTAGCTAAATTTGAGGTAAATAATGATCTTCCCCCCTTTCGTCCGAAGAACATATTTTATTATTTGATTCACCAGATTGAAACTCCTGATCTGGTGATGGACGTGACCAATACCTTTCATAAAAAAAAGGCGGCTTTAGAAGCTTATCAAAGCCAATTTTTGAAGAAAATGGGCGAGGTTTCAACTCCGTTAAATAATGGGTATATAGAAAGGGTAGAAAGCAGAGACCGGTTATTTGGACATCAGGCAGGTGTCACTTATGGAGAAGGATTTTTCTATGAGAAACCTGTACTAATAAAAGGCTTATTTGAGTAG